A stretch of Canis lupus baileyi chromosome 2, mCanLup2.hap1, whole genome shotgun sequence DNA encodes these proteins:
- the FES gene encoding tyrosine-protein kinase Fes/Fps, whose product MGFSSELCSTQGHGAVQQMQEAELRLLEGMRKWMAQRVKSDREYAGLLHHMSLQDSGGRGIGPNSLISQSWAEITSQTEGLSRLLKQHAEDLNSGPLSKLGLLIRERQQLRKTYSEQWQQLQQELTKTHNQDIEKLKSQYRVLARDSAQARRKYQEASKDKDRDKAKDKYVRSLWKLFAHHNRYVLGVRAAQLHHQHHHQLMLPGLLQSLQDLHQEMACILKEILQEYLEISSLVQDEVAAIHLEMAAAVARIQPESEYQGFLQQYGSAPDIPPCVTFDESLLEEGEPLEPGELQLNELTVESVQHTLTSVTDELAVATETVLSRQEVVTQLQRDLQNEEQNTHPRERVQLLAKKQVLQEALQGLQVALCTQAKLQAQQELLQTKLEQLGPGEPPPVLLLQDDRHSTSSSEQEREGGRTPTLEILKSHISGIFRPKFSLPPPLQLIPEVQKPLHEQLWYHGAIPRAEVSELLTHSGDFLVRESQGKQEYVLSVLWDGQPRHFIIQSADNLYRLEGDGFPSIPLLIDHLLRSQQPLTKKSGIVLNRAVPKDKWVLNHEDLVLGEQIGRGNFGEVFSGRLRADNTLVAVKSCRETLPPDLKAKFLQEARILKQYSHPNIVRLIGVCTQKQPIYIVMELVQGGDFLTFLRTEGARLRMKTLLQMVGDAAAGMEYLESKCCIHRDLAARNCLVTEKNVLKISDFGMSREEADGIYAASGGLRQVPVKWTAPEALNYGRYSSESDVWSFGILLWEAFSLGASPYPNLSNQQTREFVEKGGRLPCPELCPDAVFRLMEQCWAYEPGQRPSFSAIYQELQSIRRRHR is encoded by the exons ATGGGCTTCTCTTCAGAGCTCTGCAGCACCCAGGGCCACGGGGCAGTACAGCAGATGCAGGAGGCTGAGCTGCGGCTTCTGGAGGGCATGAGGAAGTGGATGGCCCAGCGTGTCAAGAGTGACAGGGAATACGCAGGGCTGCTGCACCACATGTCCCTCCAGGACAGTGGAGGCCGGGGCATTGGCCCCAACAGCCTCATAAGCCAG TCCTGGGCAGAGATCACCAGCCAGACGGAGGGCCTGAGCCGATTGCTGAAGCAACACGCAGAGGATCTGAACTCAGGGCCCCTCAGCAAGCTAGGCCTACTGATCCGCGAGCGGCAGCAGCTGCGTAAGACCTACAGCGAGCAgtggcagcagctgcagcaggagCTCACCAAG aCCCACAACCAGGACATCGAGAAGCTGAAGAGCCAGTACCGAGTCCTGGCACGGGACAGCGCCCAGGCCAGACGCAAGTACCAGGAGGCCAGCAAAG ACAAGGATCGGGACAAGGCCAAGGACAAGTATGTACGCAGCCTGTGGAAGCTCTTTGCTCACCACAACCGCTACGTGCTGGGCGTGCGGGCTGCGCAGCtacaccaccagcaccaccaccagctCATGCTCCCTGGTCTACTCCAGTCGCTGCAGGACCTGCACCAGGAGATGGCCTGCATCCT gaaggagatCCTGCAGGAGTACCTGGAGATTAGCAGCCTGGTGCAGGACGAGGTGGCGGCCATTCACCTAGAGATGGCTGCAGCTGTTGCCCGCATCCAGCCTGAGAGCGAATACCAAGGCTTCCTGCAACAGTATGG GTCCGCACCTGACATCCCACCCTGTGTCACTTTTGATGAGTCACTGCTTGAAGAGGGCGAACCACTGGAGCCAGGGGAGCTGCAGCTGAATGAGCTGACTGTGGAGAGTGTGCAGCACAC ACTGACCTCAGTGACAGATGAACTGGCTGTGGCCACCGAGACAGTGCTTAGCCGGCAAGAGGTGGTCACTCAGCTGCAGCGCGATCTCCAGAATGAAGAACAGAACACACATCCCCGGGAGCG GGTGCAGCTGCTGGCCAAGAAGCAGGTGTTGCAGGAGGCGCTTCAGGGGCTGCAGGTAGCCCTGTGCACccaggccaagctgcaggccCAGCAGGAGCTGCTGCAGACCAAGCTGGAGCAGCTGGGCCCTGGCGAACCACCGCCCGTGCTGCTCCTACAGGATGACCGCCACTCCACATCGTCTTCG GAGCAGGAGCGAGAAGGGGGAAGGACACCCACCCTGGAGATCCTTAAGAGCCACATCTCAGGAATCTTCCGCCCTAAGTTCTCG CTCCCTCCACCACTGCAGCTCATTCCAGAGGTACAGAAGCCCCTGCATGAGCAGCTGTGGTACCATGGGGCAATCCCACGGGCAGAGGTGTCTGAGCTGCTGACACACTCCGGGGACTTCCTGGTGCGGGAGAGCCAGGGCAAGCAGGAGTATGTGCTGTCTGTGCTGTGGGATGGCCAGCCCCGGCACTTCATCATCCAGTCTGCTGAC AACCTGTACCGACTTGAAGGGGATGGCTTTCCCAGCATCCCCTTGCTCATCGACCACCTACTGCGCTCTCAGCAGCCCCTCACCAAGAAAAGTGGTATTGTCCTCAACAGAGCGGTGCCCAAG gacaAGTGGGTGCTAAACCACGAGGACCTGGTGTTGGGTGAGCAGATTGGTCGG GGGAACTTTGGTGAAGTGTTCAGTGGACGTCTACGGGCCGACAATACTCTGGTGGCGGTGAAATCTTGCCGAGAGACCCTCCCACCTGACCTCAAGGCCAAGTTTCTACAGGAAGCGAG GATCCTGAAGCAGTACAGCCACCCCAATATCGTAAGGCTCATTGGCGTCTGCACCCAGAAGCAGCCCATCTACATTGTCATGGAGCTCGTGCAGG gggGCGACTTCCTGACCTTCCTGCGGACAGAGGGCGCCCGGCTGAGGATGAAGACCCTGCTGCAGATGGTGGGGGACGCGGCTGCGGGCATGGAGTATCTGGAGAGCAAGTGTTGCATCCACCG GGACCTGGCTGCCCGGAACTGCCTGGTGACAGAGAAGAACGTCCTGAAGATCAGCGACTTTGGCATGTCCCGGGAAGAAGCTGATGGCATCTATGCAGCCTCAGGGGGCCTCAGACAAGTCCCTGTGAAGTGGACAGCACCGGAGGCTCTTAACTAcg GACGCTACTCCTCCGAGAGTGACGTGTGGAGCTTTGGCATCTTGCTCTGGGAGGCCTTCAGCTTAGGAGCCTCCCCCTACCCCAACCTCAGCAATCAGCAGACCCGGGAGTTTGTGGAAAAAg GGGGCCGCCTGCCCTGCCCAGAGCTGTGCCCTGACGCTGTGTTCAGGCTCATGGAGCAGTGCTGGGCCTACGAGCCCGGGCAGCGGCCCAGCTTCAGCGCCATCTACCAGGAGCTGCAGAGCATCCGGAGGCGGCATCGGTGA
- the FURIN gene encoding furin isoform X1 — MELRPWLLWVVAAAGALVLLAADARGQKVYTNTWAVHIPGGPAVADSLARKHGFLNLGQIFGDYYHFWHRAVTKRSLSPHRPRHSRLQREPQVQWLEQQVAKRRIKRDVYQEPTDPKFPQQWYLSGVTQRDLNVKEAWAQGYTGHGIVVSILDDGIEKNHPDLAGNYDPGASFDVNDQDPDPQPRYTQMNDNRHGTRCAGEVAAVANNGVCGVGVAYNARIGGVRMLDGEVTDAVEARSLGLNPNHIHIYSASWGPEDDGKTVDGPARLAEEAFFRGVSQGRGGLGSIFVWASGNGGREHDSCNCDGYTNSIYTLSISSATQLGNVPWYSEACSSTLASTYSSGNQNEKQIVTTDLRQKCTESHTGTSASAPLAAGIIALTLEANKNLTWRDMQHLVVQTSKPAHLNANDWATNGVGRKVSHSYGYGLLDAGAMVTLAQNWTTVPPQRKCIIDILTEPKDIGKRLEVRKTVTACLGEPSHITRLEHAQARLTLSYNRRGDLAIHLVSPMGTRSTLLAARPHDYSADGFNDWAFMTTHSWDEDPSGEWVLEIENTSEANNYGTLTKFTLVLYGTAPEGLHTPPESSGCKTLTTSQACVVCEEGFSLHQKSCVQHCPSGFTPQVLDTHYSTENDVEIIRASVCAPCHTSCATCQGLAPTDCLSCPSHASLDPVEQTCSRQSQSSRESPQQQPPRPPAEVEAEPRPRAGLLPSHLPEVVAGLSCAFIVLVFVTVFLVLQLRSGFSFRGVKVYTMDRGLISYKGLPPEAWQEECPSDSEEDEGRGERTAFIKDQSAL; from the exons ATGGAGCTGAGGCCCTGGTTGCTATGGGTGGTAGCAGCAGCAGGAGCCTTGGTCCTGCTGGCAGCCGACGCCCGTGGCCAGAAGGTCTACACCAACACCTGGGCTGTGCACATTCCCGGAGGCCCAGCCGTGGCTGACAGCCTGGCACGCAAGCACGGCTTCCTCAACTTGGGTCAG ATCTTCGGCGACTATTACCACTTCTGGCATCGAGCGGTGACAAAGCGGTCCCTGTCGCCTCACCGCCCGCGGCACAGCCGGCTGCAGAGGGAGCCTCAA GTGCAGTGGCTGGAGCAGCAGGTGGCAAAGCGAAGGATCAAACGGGATGTGTACCAGGAGCCCACAGACCCCAAATTTCCCCAGCAGTGGTACCTG TCTGGTGTCACCCAGCGGGACCTGAACGTGAAGGAGGCCTGGGCTCAGGGCTACACGGGGCATGGCATTGTGGTCTCCATTCTGGACGACGGCATCGAGAAGAACCATCCAGACTTGGCAGGCAATTAt gatcctggggccaGCTTTGATGTTAATGACCAGGACCCTGACCCCCAGCCTCGGTACACACAGATGAATGATAATAG GCATGGCACACGGTGTGCAGGCGAGGTGGCCGCAGTGGCCAACAACGGTGTCTGTGGTGTTGGCGTGGCCTACAATGCCCGTATTGGAG GGGTGCGCATGCTGGACGGCGAGGTGACAGACGCGGTGGAGGCTCGCTCTCTGGGCCTGAATCCCAACCACATCCACATCTACAGTGCCAGCTGGGGTCCTGAGGATGACGGCAAGACCGTGGATGGACCTGCACGCCTTGCCGAGGAGGCCTTCTTCCGGGGGGTTAGCCAG GGCCGCGGGGGACTGGGCTCCATCTTTGTGTGGGCCTCGGGGAACGGGGGCCGCGAGCACGACAGCTGCAACTGTGACGGCTACACCAACAGCATCTACACGCTGTCCATCAGCAGCGCCACGCAGCTCGGCAATGTGCCCTGGTACAGTGAGGCCTGCTCATCCACGCTGGCCAGCACCTACAGCAGTGGCAACCAGAACGAGAAGCAGATC GTGACCACAGACTTGCGTCAGAAGTGTACCGAGTCTCACACTGGCACCTCAGCCTCGGCCCCCTTGGCGGCTGGCATCATCGCCCTCACCCTGGAAGCCAA TAAGAACCTCACCTGGCGAGACATGCAGCACCTGGTGGTACAGACCTCAAAGCCAGCTCACCTCAATGCTAATGATTGGGCCACCAATGGTGTGGGGCGGAAAG TGAGCCATTCGTATGGCTACGGGCTGTTGGACGCAGGTGCCATGGTGACCCTGGCCCAGAACTGGACGACGGTGCCCCCCCAGAGGAAATGCATCATTGACATCCTCACTGAACCCAA GGACATCGGGAAGCGGCTGGAGGTGCGGAAGACTGTGACCGCCTGCCTGGGGGAGCCCAGCCACATCACACGGCTGGAGCACGCACAGGCCCGCCTCACCCTGTCCTACAATCGCCGTGGCGACTTGGCCATCCACCTGGTCAGCCCCATGGGCACCCGTTCCACCCTGCTGGCTGCCAG GCCTCACGACTACTCCGCAGATGGGTTTAATGACTGGGCCTTCATGACAACCCATTCCTGGGATGAGGACCCCTCTGGCGAGTGGGTTCTGGAGATTGAAAACACCAGCGAAGCCAACAACTATG GGACACTGACCAAGTTCACCCTTGTGCTGTACGGCACAGCCCCTGAGGGGCTGCACACACCTCCTGAGAGCAGTGGCTGCAAGACCCTCACAACCAGCCAGGCCTGTGTGG TGTGCGAGGAAGGCTTCTCCCTGCACCAGAAGAGCTGCGTCCAGCACTGCCCGTCAGGCTTCACTCCCCAAGTCCTCGACACACACTATAGCACCGAGAACGATGTGGAGATCATCCGGGCCAGTGTCTGTGCCCCCTGCCACACCTCGTGTGCCACATGCCAGGGGCTGGCCCCCACGGACTGCCTCAGCTGCCCCAGCCATGCCTCCCTGGACCCCGTGGAGCAGACATGCTCCCGGCAGAGCCAGAGCAGCCGCGAGTCACCCCAGCAGCAGCCACCCCGGCCACCCGCAGAGGTGGAGGCGGAGCCCCGGCCACGGGCAGGCCTGCTACCCTCGCACCTGCCAGAGGTGGTGGCTGGCCTCAGCTGCGCCTTCATCGTGCTGGTCTTCGTCACTGTCTTCCTGGTTCTGCAGCTGCGCTCGGGCTTCAGCTTCCGGGGGGTAAAGGTGTACACCATGGACCGTGGCCTCATATCCTATAAGGGGCTGCCCCCCGAAGCTTGGCAGGAAGAGTGCCCATCTGACTCAGAAGAGGACGAGGGCCGGGGCGAGAGGACCGCCTTTATCAAAGACCAGAGCGCCCTTTGA
- the FURIN gene encoding furin isoform X3 → MELRPWLLWVVAAAGALVLLAADARGQKVYTNTWAVHIPGGPAVADSLARKHGFLNLGQIFGDYYHFWHRAVTKRSLSPHRPRHSRLQREPQVQWLEQQVAKRRIKRDVYQEPTDPKFPQQWYLSGVTQRDLNVKEAWAQGYTGHGIVVSILDDGIEKNHPDLAGNYDPGASFDVNDQDPDPQPRYTQMNDNRHGTRCAGEVAAVANNGVCGVGVAYNARIGGVRMLDGEVTDAVEARSLGLNPNHIHIYSASWGPEDDGKTVDGPARLAEEAFFRGVSQGRGGLGSIFVWASGNGGREHDSCNCDGYTNSIYTLSISSATQLGNVPWYSEACSSTLASTYSSGNQNEKQIVTTDLRQKCTESHTGTSASAPLAAGIIALTLEANKNLTWRDMQHLVVQTSKPAHLNANDWATNGVGRKVSHSYGYGLLDAGAMVTLAQNWTTVPPQRKCIIDILTEPKDIGKRLEVRKTVTACLGEPSHITRLEHAQARLTLSYNRRGDLAIHLVSPMGTRSTLLAARPHDYSADGFNDWAFMTTHSWDEDPSGEWVLEIENTSEANNYGTLTKFTLVLYGTAPEGLHTPPESSGCKTLTTSQACCARKASPCTRRAASSTARQASLPKSSTHTIAPRTMWRSSGPVSVPPATPRVPHARGWPPRTASAAPAMPPWTPWSRHAPGRARAAASHPSSSHPGHPQRWRRSPGHGQACYPRTCQRWWLASAAPSSCWSSSLSSWFCSCARASASGG, encoded by the exons ATGGAGCTGAGGCCCTGGTTGCTATGGGTGGTAGCAGCAGCAGGAGCCTTGGTCCTGCTGGCAGCCGACGCCCGTGGCCAGAAGGTCTACACCAACACCTGGGCTGTGCACATTCCCGGAGGCCCAGCCGTGGCTGACAGCCTGGCACGCAAGCACGGCTTCCTCAACTTGGGTCAG ATCTTCGGCGACTATTACCACTTCTGGCATCGAGCGGTGACAAAGCGGTCCCTGTCGCCTCACCGCCCGCGGCACAGCCGGCTGCAGAGGGAGCCTCAA GTGCAGTGGCTGGAGCAGCAGGTGGCAAAGCGAAGGATCAAACGGGATGTGTACCAGGAGCCCACAGACCCCAAATTTCCCCAGCAGTGGTACCTG TCTGGTGTCACCCAGCGGGACCTGAACGTGAAGGAGGCCTGGGCTCAGGGCTACACGGGGCATGGCATTGTGGTCTCCATTCTGGACGACGGCATCGAGAAGAACCATCCAGACTTGGCAGGCAATTAt gatcctggggccaGCTTTGATGTTAATGACCAGGACCCTGACCCCCAGCCTCGGTACACACAGATGAATGATAATAG GCATGGCACACGGTGTGCAGGCGAGGTGGCCGCAGTGGCCAACAACGGTGTCTGTGGTGTTGGCGTGGCCTACAATGCCCGTATTGGAG GGGTGCGCATGCTGGACGGCGAGGTGACAGACGCGGTGGAGGCTCGCTCTCTGGGCCTGAATCCCAACCACATCCACATCTACAGTGCCAGCTGGGGTCCTGAGGATGACGGCAAGACCGTGGATGGACCTGCACGCCTTGCCGAGGAGGCCTTCTTCCGGGGGGTTAGCCAG GGCCGCGGGGGACTGGGCTCCATCTTTGTGTGGGCCTCGGGGAACGGGGGCCGCGAGCACGACAGCTGCAACTGTGACGGCTACACCAACAGCATCTACACGCTGTCCATCAGCAGCGCCACGCAGCTCGGCAATGTGCCCTGGTACAGTGAGGCCTGCTCATCCACGCTGGCCAGCACCTACAGCAGTGGCAACCAGAACGAGAAGCAGATC GTGACCACAGACTTGCGTCAGAAGTGTACCGAGTCTCACACTGGCACCTCAGCCTCGGCCCCCTTGGCGGCTGGCATCATCGCCCTCACCCTGGAAGCCAA TAAGAACCTCACCTGGCGAGACATGCAGCACCTGGTGGTACAGACCTCAAAGCCAGCTCACCTCAATGCTAATGATTGGGCCACCAATGGTGTGGGGCGGAAAG TGAGCCATTCGTATGGCTACGGGCTGTTGGACGCAGGTGCCATGGTGACCCTGGCCCAGAACTGGACGACGGTGCCCCCCCAGAGGAAATGCATCATTGACATCCTCACTGAACCCAA GGACATCGGGAAGCGGCTGGAGGTGCGGAAGACTGTGACCGCCTGCCTGGGGGAGCCCAGCCACATCACACGGCTGGAGCACGCACAGGCCCGCCTCACCCTGTCCTACAATCGCCGTGGCGACTTGGCCATCCACCTGGTCAGCCCCATGGGCACCCGTTCCACCCTGCTGGCTGCCAG GCCTCACGACTACTCCGCAGATGGGTTTAATGACTGGGCCTTCATGACAACCCATTCCTGGGATGAGGACCCCTCTGGCGAGTGGGTTCTGGAGATTGAAAACACCAGCGAAGCCAACAACTATG GGACACTGACCAAGTTCACCCTTGTGCTGTACGGCACAGCCCCTGAGGGGCTGCACACACCTCCTGAGAGCAGTGGCTGCAAGACCCTCACAACCAGCCAGGCCTGT TGTGCGAGGAAGGCTTCTCCCTGCACCAGAAGAGCTGCGTCCAGCACTGCCCGTCAGGCTTCACTCCCCAAGTCCTCGACACACACTATAGCACCGAGAACGATGTGGAGATCATCCGGGCCAGTGTCTGTGCCCCCTGCCACACCTCGTGTGCCACATGCCAGGGGCTGGCCCCCACGGACTGCCTCAGCTGCCCCAGCCATGCCTCCCTGGACCCCGTGGAGCAGACATGCTCCCGGCAGAGCCAGAGCAGCCGCGAGTCACCCCAGCAGCAGCCACCCCGGCCACCCGCAGAGGTGGAGGCGGAGCCCCGGCCACGGGCAGGCCTGCTACCCTCGCACCTGCCAGAGGTGGTGGCTGGCCTCAGCTGCGCCTTCATCGTGCTGGTCTTCGTCACTGTCTTCCTGGTTCTGCAGCTGCGCTCGGGCTTCAGCTTCCGGGGGGTAA
- the FURIN gene encoding furin isoform X2 — translation MELRPWLLWVVAAAGALVLLAADARGQKVYTNTWAVHIPGGPAVADSLARKHGFLNLGQIFGDYYHFWHRAVTKRSLSPHRPRHSRLQREPQVQWLEQQVAKRRIKRDVYQEPTDPKFPQQWYLSGVTQRDLNVKEAWAQGYTGHGIVVSILDDGIEKNHPDLAGNYDPGASFDVNDQDPDPQPRYTQMNDNRHGTRCAGEVAAVANNGVCGVGVAYNARIGGVRMLDGEVTDAVEARSLGLNPNHIHIYSASWGPEDDGKTVDGPARLAEEAFFRGVSQGRGGLGSIFVWASGNGGREHDSCNCDGYTNSIYTLSISSATQLGNVPWYSEACSSTLASTYSSGNQNEKQIVTTDLRQKCTESHTGTSASAPLAAGIIALTLEANKNLTWRDMQHLVVQTSKPAHLNANDWATNGVGRKVSHSYGYGLLDAGAMVTLAQNWTTVPPQRKCIIDILTEPKDIGKRLEVRKTVTACLGEPSHITRLEHAQARLTLSYNRRGDLAIHLVSPMGTRSTLLAARPHDYSADGFNDWAFMTTHSWDEDPSGEWVLEIENTSEANNYGTRDA, via the exons ATGGAGCTGAGGCCCTGGTTGCTATGGGTGGTAGCAGCAGCAGGAGCCTTGGTCCTGCTGGCAGCCGACGCCCGTGGCCAGAAGGTCTACACCAACACCTGGGCTGTGCACATTCCCGGAGGCCCAGCCGTGGCTGACAGCCTGGCACGCAAGCACGGCTTCCTCAACTTGGGTCAG ATCTTCGGCGACTATTACCACTTCTGGCATCGAGCGGTGACAAAGCGGTCCCTGTCGCCTCACCGCCCGCGGCACAGCCGGCTGCAGAGGGAGCCTCAA GTGCAGTGGCTGGAGCAGCAGGTGGCAAAGCGAAGGATCAAACGGGATGTGTACCAGGAGCCCACAGACCCCAAATTTCCCCAGCAGTGGTACCTG TCTGGTGTCACCCAGCGGGACCTGAACGTGAAGGAGGCCTGGGCTCAGGGCTACACGGGGCATGGCATTGTGGTCTCCATTCTGGACGACGGCATCGAGAAGAACCATCCAGACTTGGCAGGCAATTAt gatcctggggccaGCTTTGATGTTAATGACCAGGACCCTGACCCCCAGCCTCGGTACACACAGATGAATGATAATAG GCATGGCACACGGTGTGCAGGCGAGGTGGCCGCAGTGGCCAACAACGGTGTCTGTGGTGTTGGCGTGGCCTACAATGCCCGTATTGGAG GGGTGCGCATGCTGGACGGCGAGGTGACAGACGCGGTGGAGGCTCGCTCTCTGGGCCTGAATCCCAACCACATCCACATCTACAGTGCCAGCTGGGGTCCTGAGGATGACGGCAAGACCGTGGATGGACCTGCACGCCTTGCCGAGGAGGCCTTCTTCCGGGGGGTTAGCCAG GGCCGCGGGGGACTGGGCTCCATCTTTGTGTGGGCCTCGGGGAACGGGGGCCGCGAGCACGACAGCTGCAACTGTGACGGCTACACCAACAGCATCTACACGCTGTCCATCAGCAGCGCCACGCAGCTCGGCAATGTGCCCTGGTACAGTGAGGCCTGCTCATCCACGCTGGCCAGCACCTACAGCAGTGGCAACCAGAACGAGAAGCAGATC GTGACCACAGACTTGCGTCAGAAGTGTACCGAGTCTCACACTGGCACCTCAGCCTCGGCCCCCTTGGCGGCTGGCATCATCGCCCTCACCCTGGAAGCCAA TAAGAACCTCACCTGGCGAGACATGCAGCACCTGGTGGTACAGACCTCAAAGCCAGCTCACCTCAATGCTAATGATTGGGCCACCAATGGTGTGGGGCGGAAAG TGAGCCATTCGTATGGCTACGGGCTGTTGGACGCAGGTGCCATGGTGACCCTGGCCCAGAACTGGACGACGGTGCCCCCCCAGAGGAAATGCATCATTGACATCCTCACTGAACCCAA GGACATCGGGAAGCGGCTGGAGGTGCGGAAGACTGTGACCGCCTGCCTGGGGGAGCCCAGCCACATCACACGGCTGGAGCACGCACAGGCCCGCCTCACCCTGTCCTACAATCGCCGTGGCGACTTGGCCATCCACCTGGTCAGCCCCATGGGCACCCGTTCCACCCTGCTGGCTGCCAG GCCTCACGACTACTCCGCAGATGGGTTTAATGACTGGGCCTTCATGACAACCCATTCCTGGGATGAGGACCCCTCTGGCGAGTGGGTTCTGGAGATTGAAAACACCAGCGAAGCCAACAACTATGGTACCAGGGATGCCTGA